A single genomic interval of Portunus trituberculatus isolate SZX2019 chromosome 41, ASM1759143v1, whole genome shotgun sequence harbors:
- the LOC123517198 gene encoding NADH dehydrogenase [ubiquinone] iron-sulfur protein 3, mitochondrial-like → MAATACRGLFSIAKHASKSVVPRVIGARLCSTDLHPTIRPVNTVQRQTLTEFGQYVAECLPKYVQKVQITAGNELEVLIPPEGVVPVISFLKDHTNSQFTSLADLCGVDMPTRAYRFEVVYNLLSLRYNSRIRVKTYTDELTPVESITDVFKGANWYEREVWDMYGVFFANHPDLRRILTDYGFEGHPFRKDFPLTGYVECRYDDEVKRVVVEPVELAQEYRKFDLSAPWEQFPNFREQEAAEEVPIKEK, encoded by the exons ATGGCGGCCACGGCTTGTCGGGGACTTTTCTCCATTGCAAAACACGCTTCCAAGTCTG TAGTGCCACGAGTGATTGGGGCAAGACTGTGTAGCACTGACCTCCACC CCACTATTCGACCTGTGAACACTGTGCAGAGGCAAACTCTTACTGAATTTGGCCAGTATGTAGCTGAGTGCTTGCCAAAATATGTTCAGAAG GTTCAGATCACAGCCGGCAATGAGCTGGAGGTGCTGATCCCTCCAGAGGGAGTGGTGCCTGTCATCTCTTTCCTCAAGGACCACACCAATTCACAGTTCACTAGCCTGGCTGACCTGTGTGGTGTGGACATGCCTACCAGAGCATACCGCTTCgag GTTGTCTACAACTTGCTGTCTCTCCGTTACAACTCCAGGATTCGAGTGAAGACATACACAGATGAGTTGACTCCAGTGGAAAGCATTACTGAT GTTTTCAAGGGAGCAAACTGGTATGAACGTGAAGTATGGGACATGTACGGGGTGTTCTTTGCAAACCACCCAGACCTCCGAAGAATCCTCACTGACTATGGCTTTGAGGGCCATCCATTCCGAAAGGACTTCCCCTTGACTGGCTATGTGGAA TGTCGGTATGATGATGAAGTGAAGCGTGTTGTGGTGGAACCAGTGGAGCTTGCTCAAGAATATCGCAAGTTTGATCTCTCAGCCCCTTGGGAGCAATTCCCCAATTTCAGGGAGCAGGAAGCTGCTGAGGAGGTACCCATCAAAGAGAAGTAA
- the LOC123517199 gene encoding CD151 antigen-like: MGRGVEMTSGGKCVRFLMFAVNFIIWVSSIAILVLGIWTVVDRPYLESLLGNDMYMTAAYILIATGCIIFFISFLGCFGALKEVKCMLLTYFIVVLLLFIILLIGGILGYVFKDKASTSVKNTMIRTMRDYGTDKFEKVTKAWDETQQAMQCCAIEKQDEWMNYNDGFSMGGVKIPKTCCKKDSDGNLQECQSSPNEDNSYTDGCYKKAVEFVEQHAVVIGGVAIAVALIMVLGLALSIILFKLI; encoded by the exons ATGGGGCGCGGCGTGGAGATGACCAGCGGTGGGAAATGTGTCCGGTTTCTGATGTTCGCCGTCAACTTCATCATATGG GTATCCAGCATAGCCATACTGGTGTTGGGCATCTGGACGGTAGTGGACCGGCCCTACCTAGAGAGTTTGCTGGGTAACGATATGTACATGACGGCTGCCTACATCCTCATCGCTACTGGCTGTATCatattcttcatctccttccttggtTGTTTCGGTGCGCTGAAAGAAGTCAAATGTATGCTACTGACG TACTTCATCGTAGTGTTGTTgctcttcatcatcctcctgATTGGTGGCATCCTGGGCTATGTATTCAAGGACAAAGCCAGCACGTCCGTCAAAAACACCATGATTAGGACCATGCGTGATTATGGTACTGATAAGTTTGAAAAAGTCACCAAGGCCTGGGATGAGACACAGCAGGCA ATGCAGTGCTGTGCTATTGAAAAGcaggatgaatggatgaattaCAATGATGGTTTCTCCATGGGGGGTGTCAAAATCCCCAAGACTTGTTGTAAGAAGGACTCTGATGGAAAT TTACAGGAATGCCAGTCATCACCAAATGAAGATAACTCCTACACAGATGGCTGCTACAAGAAGGCTGTTGAGTTTGTGGAGCAGCATGCAGTTGTCATAGGGGGAGTGGCCATTGCTGTGGCATTGATAATG GTCCTTGGCCTTGCTTTGTCAATCATCCTCTTCAAGCTGATCTAG